A portion of the Oxynema aestuarii AP17 genome contains these proteins:
- a CDS encoding Card1-like endonuclease domain-containing protein, giving the protein MSNLDQYKVQHLLLLVGENPLPNYVAALTLLKDGGTVYLVFTEHTKTQKICLLKQLREQKEVNIDKKIEPIDLAKYESDSYQIREKIQKRIKSVAGSIGLHYTGGTKAMAVHAYRAVQELQPDAFFSYLDSRTLEMCIDRPNNSPIREKVSLKISFTKLFGLHNLKWQDDRPPSADPTLPEAAAKFAEFYQNKDLAKAWRDWCNNKLRRQMKYYDQRNNHVWKPEDELKAQPTIEVQSLPTEIKNLLRQHLDASTDVLNISVTQKKGFNDLTHVCAWLDGVWLEDYVLQQVKQLPSQYGIKKAGMSFHIDDRENHSKKYPKFEFDVAFMLGYQLFAISCTTSDKPSLCKQKLFEASIRARQLGGDEARVALVCCYDQPSYIKSQLRTTIADRKIEVFGREDLLNLERKIGQWIDKNNQEANQ; this is encoded by the coding sequence ATGAGTAACCTAGATCAATATAAAGTACAACACCTGTTATTACTGGTTGGAGAAAATCCTTTACCTAACTATGTAGCAGCCTTAACACTTTTAAAAGATGGTGGAACAGTTTATCTGGTGTTCACCGAACATACCAAGACCCAGAAAATTTGTTTGCTTAAACAGCTTCGAGAGCAGAAAGAAGTTAACATTGACAAAAAAATTGAGCCGATTGACTTAGCTAAATATGAATCTGACAGTTATCAAATCCGGGAAAAAATTCAAAAAAGAATTAAATCGGTAGCTGGCAGCATTGGTTTGCACTACACGGGTGGCACGAAAGCGATGGCAGTTCATGCTTATCGTGCCGTTCAAGAACTACAACCTGATGCCTTTTTCAGCTATCTAGATTCACGCACTTTAGAAATGTGCATCGATCGCCCAAATAATTCTCCAATTCGAGAGAAAGTCTCTCTGAAGATATCTTTTACCAAACTGTTTGGGCTACACAATTTAAAATGGCAAGACGATCGACCACCATCTGCCGATCCCACTCTACCGGAGGCCGCAGCGAAATTTGCTGAGTTTTATCAAAATAAAGACTTAGCCAAAGCTTGGAGAGATTGGTGTAATAATAAGTTACGTCGCCAAATGAAATATTACGATCAACGTAACAATCATGTGTGGAAACCGGAAGATGAACTAAAAGCACAACCCACCATTGAGGTTCAAAGCTTACCGACAGAAATTAAGAACCTATTGCGCCAACATTTAGATGCATCTACAGATGTTTTAAACATTAGTGTTACGCAAAAGAAAGGATTCAATGATTTAACCCATGTCTGCGCGTGGCTAGATGGTGTCTGGCTAGAAGACTATGTTTTGCAACAAGTTAAACAACTTCCTTCGCAGTACGGGATTAAAAAAGCAGGAATGTCATTTCATATAGACGATCGGGAAAATCATTCAAAGAAATATCCCAAATTTGAGTTTGATGTTGCGTTTATGCTGGGATATCAACTTTTTGCGATATCTTGTACAACCAGCGACAAACCATCACTTTGTAAGCAAAAATTATTTGAAGCGTCTATAAGAGCAAGACAACTCGGAGGAGATGAAGCGCGAGTAGCCTTGGTTTGCTGCTATGACCAACCCAGCTATATTAAATCTCAATTAAGAACTACGATCGCCGATCGCAAAATCGAGGTGTTCGGACGAGAAGACCTGTTAAACCTTGAACGAAAAATTGGCCAGTGGATCGATAAAAATAATCAAGAGGCGAATCAATGA
- the crn3 gene encoding CRISPR-associated ring nuclease Crn3/Csx3 — translation MAQTTNRGVQFKLSRGRTREGLDYQVLAIELTRPDRLVSPEDLGAIELPPGIDTRVGVAIDGRGPIWLYGYLIHELHPTAWVACNDPRIGAIVVATHTKGVRVGQILQLGQVTDTLNPALMVVGPPDSGKSVFSHRLFQSLIEVNSNIYLQRANWDGEGNYTLELPPDLDAEGFKATNKGGLSDRFFPYHARAILELRRQKALTIVDVGGMVQPEKQPILEACTHYLIISSQRDAVDDWHEFCRDRGNLTPVAVIHSSLEEVEIVHQQQPFIEMTCGPWIRGQSRPIPEGLMERIKGLLNK, via the coding sequence ATGGCACAGACTACAAACCGGGGCGTGCAGTTCAAACTCAGTCGGGGTCGCACCCGTGAGGGATTGGACTATCAAGTGTTGGCGATCGAACTGACCCGACCCGATCGCCTCGTCAGTCCCGAGGATCTCGGGGCGATCGAATTGCCGCCCGGCATCGATACCCGGGTTGGCGTGGCGATCGACGGGCGCGGACCGATCTGGTTATACGGGTACTTAATTCACGAACTCCATCCCACCGCTTGGGTCGCTTGCAACGATCCGCGTATTGGTGCGATCGTCGTCGCCACTCACACTAAAGGGGTTCGGGTCGGTCAAATTCTCCAGTTGGGTCAAGTGACCGATACTTTAAATCCGGCACTGATGGTAGTCGGTCCGCCAGATAGTGGTAAAAGTGTTTTTTCTCATCGGTTATTTCAGAGCCTAATTGAGGTAAACTCAAATATATATTTGCAAAGAGCAAATTGGGACGGGGAAGGCAACTATACTCTAGAATTGCCCCCGGATCTCGATGCAGAAGGGTTTAAAGCGACGAATAAGGGGGGGTTGAGCGATCGCTTTTTTCCCTATCACGCCCGTGCGATCCTCGAACTCCGACGTCAAAAAGCACTGACGATCGTGGATGTCGGCGGCATGGTTCAGCCGGAAAAACAGCCGATTTTGGAGGCATGTACTCACTATTTGATTATTAGTTCCCAACGGGATGCGGTGGATGACTGGCACGAGTTTTGCCGCGATCGTGGAAATTTAACCCCAGTCGCAGTGATTCATAGCTCTTTGGAGGAGGTCGAAATCGTCCACCAGCAACAACCGTTTATCGAAATGACCTGTGGCCCGTGGATTCGCGGCCAATCTCGACCGATTCCCGAGGGATTGATGGAGAGGATTAAAGGTTTGTTGAACAAGTAA
- a CDS encoding TIGR03985 family CRISPR-associated protein, with protein sequence MTQTLTLQPTTEVLQGLATGQLGTRLLRAVRLWVLLDRLYGQQPNWSESLPNKFHYRDVRDRLFALTHGKSDASTAQELTAQCSDRRCICHRTTRELIFAPQWNLSESVWESETQYQSGLSAQELDELLENRPFATVHRSIRDDLKQLAHLGWLKHVHRGKFECVSPEQWPQLAPVVNSEEEQTLLNPSQIRQLLPILESVSFVQPNLEIIIEKLWENLASNAPPTLAMPDEDRIFIHLDYILSAATQDRVDTYQEQLERLWQTPSSGVVRFDYNLADGDTVAIVTYPVCLHYVRRAKYLSAYGLDPDGVLNWHNYRLDRIASDRLTILPWGDPQIPRKLKLLRRTGELPNAATIRRELSVAWGFNFYLPRQLLLMRFPRAFARRYVDDTLRHQTFEAIAHSQLPELIRRELKDPGERERTLQLIDRRSPKDAYYRAWIREGDINVLMRLRDWRPNGEVILPLSLREQMAREARQELTYYQQD encoded by the coding sequence GTGACTCAAACCCTTACACTGCAACCGACTACAGAAGTTTTACAAGGACTCGCCACCGGACAGTTAGGCACTCGCTTGCTGCGGGCCGTGCGACTGTGGGTGTTGCTCGATCGCCTCTACGGACAACAACCGAACTGGTCCGAATCGCTCCCGAACAAATTCCACTATCGGGACGTGCGCGATCGCCTGTTCGCCCTCACCCACGGCAAAAGCGACGCCAGCACTGCCCAAGAACTGACGGCGCAATGCAGCGATCGCCGTTGTATCTGCCACCGCACCACCCGCGAATTAATCTTTGCTCCCCAATGGAACCTCTCCGAATCGGTCTGGGAAAGCGAAACCCAATATCAAAGCGGACTCAGCGCCCAAGAACTCGACGAACTGCTCGAAAATCGCCCTTTTGCCACCGTACATCGCTCGATTCGCGACGATTTAAAGCAACTGGCTCATTTAGGCTGGCTCAAACACGTCCATCGCGGCAAATTTGAATGTGTCTCCCCGGAACAGTGGCCCCAACTCGCCCCCGTCGTCAACAGCGAGGAAGAACAAACCCTGTTAAACCCGAGCCAAATTCGCCAATTGCTCCCGATTCTCGAATCGGTGTCCTTCGTGCAGCCCAACCTCGAAATTATTATCGAAAAATTGTGGGAAAACCTGGCATCCAACGCGCCTCCCACCTTAGCGATGCCCGACGAAGATCGCATTTTTATCCACCTCGACTATATCCTTTCCGCAGCAACCCAAGACCGGGTAGATACGTACCAAGAACAACTCGAACGACTGTGGCAAACGCCATCGTCCGGGGTAGTCCGTTTCGACTACAATCTGGCCGACGGGGACACGGTGGCGATCGTCACCTATCCCGTCTGCCTGCACTACGTGCGTCGGGCAAAATATCTGAGCGCTTACGGACTCGATCCCGACGGCGTTCTCAACTGGCATAACTACCGCCTCGATCGCATCGCCAGCGATCGCCTCACGATTCTCCCCTGGGGCGACCCGCAAATCCCGCGCAAGTTAAAACTACTGCGCCGCACCGGAGAACTGCCCAACGCCGCCACCATTCGCCGGGAGTTAAGCGTCGCTTGGGGGTTCAATTTTTACTTACCGCGCCAGTTATTACTGATGAGATTTCCCCGCGCTTTTGCCCGTCGTTATGTAGACGATACCTTGCGCCATCAGACTTTCGAGGCGATCGCCCATTCCCAACTACCCGAGTTAATCCGTCGGGAACTCAAAGACCCCGGGGAACGAGAACGGACGTTACAACTGATCGATCGCCGCTCCCCCAAAGACGCCTACTATCGCGCCTGGATTCGCGAGGGCGATATCAACGTGTTGATGCGCTTGCGCGATTGGCGACCGAATGGCGAAGTGATTTTACCGCTTTCCCTGCGAGAACAAATGGCGCGCGAAGCCCGACAAGAGTTAACCTATTATCAACAAGATTAA
- the cas6 gene encoding CRISPR-associated endoribonuclease Cas6, with protein sequence MTSSSSPRKRRRPTRKLALHWPDETELVGVQFNLKPVSSDALFPQYAIALHAWFLAQVRSFNPTLSARLHDDPSEKAFTVSALDGPFQAGERQLHLIPEQTYRWYVTGLSHSVTRFLHVWLDRLPGRVEINKAPLKIDSTELFLAPTTYRELLESVSLPGRGVKLTFLSPTSFRRKGYHFPLPVPYNLFHSYLRRWNDFSGIPVESDPFLNWVDSEVLIRRHRIESVKVPGGKRGSVTGFTGAIDLGLAKRNEPEEFARLFYTLSALAPYCGTGHKTTFGLGQTRSGWLLEEEEQPITTPVEERLAQRIANLTDVFMAQRQRLGKVRVEQIEKTARTRATILARRETGESLQAIARDLELPYETVKTYAKLARRALRESEGEEEEGGDE encoded by the coding sequence ATGACTTCTAGTTCTTCTCCTCGCAAACGACGCCGACCGACTCGAAAATTAGCGCTCCACTGGCCCGACGAAACGGAATTAGTGGGAGTGCAGTTCAACCTCAAACCCGTCAGTTCCGACGCCCTGTTTCCGCAATACGCGATCGCCCTGCACGCTTGGTTTCTGGCGCAAGTGAGATCGTTTAACCCGACCCTCTCCGCCCGACTGCACGACGATCCCTCGGAAAAAGCCTTTACCGTTTCCGCCTTAGACGGTCCGTTTCAAGCGGGAGAACGACAGTTACACCTGATTCCCGAACAGACCTATCGCTGGTATGTTACCGGGCTGTCTCACTCCGTGACTCGCTTCCTGCACGTTTGGCTCGATCGCCTCCCCGGGCGCGTCGAAATTAACAAAGCCCCGCTTAAAATCGACAGTACCGAACTATTTCTCGCCCCCACCACCTATCGAGAACTGCTCGAATCGGTCAGTTTGCCCGGACGGGGCGTTAAATTGACCTTCCTTTCACCCACCAGTTTTCGCCGCAAGGGATATCACTTCCCCCTCCCCGTTCCTTATAACTTGTTTCATTCTTACCTGCGTCGTTGGAACGATTTTTCCGGCATTCCGGTGGAATCCGACCCCTTTTTAAACTGGGTCGATTCCGAAGTGCTGATTCGCCGTCACCGGATCGAATCGGTGAAAGTGCCGGGGGGTAAGCGAGGCAGCGTTACCGGATTTACCGGGGCGATCGATTTGGGGTTGGCGAAACGCAACGAGCCCGAAGAGTTCGCCCGCTTATTTTATACTTTAAGTGCGCTGGCGCCTTACTGTGGCACGGGACATAAAACGACCTTCGGTTTGGGGCAGACGCGATCGGGATGGTTGTTAGAAGAAGAGGAACAACCGATAACGACCCCGGTCGAAGAACGACTCGCCCAACGAATCGCCAATTTGACCGACGTGTTTATGGCCCAACGCCAGCGCTTGGGGAAGGTTCGCGTGGAGCAGATCGAGAAGACGGCGCGCACTCGGGCGACGATTTTAGCGCGCCGAGAAACGGGGGAATCGTTACAGGCGATCGCGCGAGATTTAGAGTTACCTTACGAAACGGTGAAAACTTACGCGAAGTTGGCGCGGCGAGCTTTGCGCGAAAGTGAGGGGGAGGAGGAAGAAGGCGGCGATGAGTGA
- a CDS encoding P-loop NTPase family protein, producing the protein MVAQLETSVLDKPCRFPYTVEGLIQVFTGSHRSFFTNVMAQALQIAGQGTKVLVVQFLKGGIGQGQEHPVKLGQNLEWIRCDLPRCIDTPELDEIEARSLRQLWDYTQKILLAGEYSLVVLDELSLAINFGLIPEQEVCDCLQKRPGHVDVILTGPEMPQSLLDLADQITEIRRSHRP; encoded by the coding sequence ATGGTTGCACAGCTTGAAACCTCGGTTCTCGATAAGCCTTGCCGTTTTCCCTACACCGTGGAAGGACTGATCCAAGTCTTTACAGGCAGCCACCGCAGCTTTTTCACCAACGTGATGGCTCAAGCGCTGCAAATTGCCGGACAGGGAACGAAAGTTTTAGTGGTTCAGTTCCTCAAAGGCGGGATCGGTCAAGGTCAGGAGCATCCCGTCAAACTCGGTCAAAATTTAGAATGGATTCGCTGCGATCTGCCTCGCTGCATCGATACCCCGGAGTTAGACGAGATCGAAGCTCGATCCTTGCGCCAGTTGTGGGACTACACCCAGAAAATTTTACTCGCCGGGGAATATTCCCTCGTGGTCTTGGACGAGTTAAGTTTGGCGATCAATTTTGGTTTGATCCCCGAACAAGAGGTTTGCGATTGTTTGCAAAAACGCCCGGGTCATGTGGATGTGATTTTAACCGGGCCGGAAATGCCTCAAAGTCTTTTAGACCTCGCGGATCAGATTACCGAAATTCGCCGCAGTCACCGACCTTAG
- a CDS encoding adenylate kinase: MRLVILGGPGAGKGTQAQLLCRHLDIPWIATGEIFRSAIAEQSELGRQAQPYLEKGELVPDPTTIELIRQRLLKPDALKGWLLDGYPRTAFQAEELDFLLDQSGQRVDWAIWLKLSESVLMQRCLNREASRSDDAPEIVRRRIELFEERTIPILEYYDYRDRLVTVDGDRSPQEVHQEILGRIAPQS; this comes from the coding sequence GTGAGATTGGTCATTCTCGGCGGGCCAGGAGCAGGTAAAGGAACCCAAGCTCAGTTGTTATGCCGTCACTTGGACATTCCGTGGATTGCGACGGGAGAAATTTTCCGTTCGGCGATCGCCGAGCAAAGCGAGTTGGGGCGCCAAGCTCAGCCCTATCTCGAAAAAGGCGAACTCGTCCCCGATCCGACGACGATCGAGCTGATCCGGCAGCGCCTTTTAAAGCCGGACGCGCTCAAGGGTTGGTTACTCGACGGCTACCCGCGCACCGCCTTCCAAGCGGAAGAACTCGATTTTTTACTCGACCAATCCGGACAGCGTGTCGATTGGGCGATTTGGTTGAAATTGTCGGAATCGGTGTTGATGCAGCGCTGTCTCAATCGCGAAGCGAGTCGCAGCGACGACGCGCCGGAAATTGTCCGCCGTCGGATCGAACTGTTCGAGGAACGCACGATCCCGATTTTGGAATATTACGACTATCGCGATCGCCTCGTCACCGTTGACGGCGATCGCTCTCCACAAGAGGTTCACCAAGAAATTTTAGGCCGGATTGCCCCTCAATCTTGA
- the rph gene encoding ribonuclease PH, whose amino-acid sequence MNWQRPDGRKSDRLRPITFEKDFTRFATSSVLTRCGDTQVLCTVSIQDGVPKFLEGKGQGWLTAEYRMLPGATPQRQTRELMKLSGRTQEIQRLIGRSLRAALDLEALGERTAIVDADVLQADAGTRTTAITGGFVALAMAMDKLVAAGALARSPIRHQIAAISVGLLHGEPYLDLNYTEDVAAEIDCNIVMNDRLEIVELQGTAEEGSFSRAQLDRILDVAEKGMQELFVAQRAALEG is encoded by the coding sequence ATGAATTGGCAGCGTCCCGACGGTCGAAAATCCGATCGCCTGCGTCCGATTACCTTTGAAAAAGATTTCACCCGCTTCGCCACCAGTTCCGTGCTGACGCGCTGCGGCGATACCCAAGTGTTATGTACGGTCAGCATCCAAGACGGCGTCCCCAAATTTTTAGAAGGGAAGGGACAAGGGTGGTTGACCGCCGAATATCGAATGCTTCCCGGCGCCACCCCCCAACGCCAAACCCGCGAACTGATGAAACTGTCCGGACGCACTCAAGAAATTCAGCGTTTGATCGGGCGAAGTTTGCGCGCCGCTCTCGATTTGGAAGCCCTCGGCGAACGCACGGCGATCGTCGATGCCGACGTTTTGCAAGCGGACGCCGGAACCCGCACCACGGCGATTACAGGCGGTTTTGTCGCCCTGGCGATGGCGATGGATAAATTAGTCGCCGCCGGAGCGTTGGCGCGATCGCCGATCCGCCATCAAATCGCCGCGATCTCCGTCGGTTTATTACACGGCGAACCTTATCTCGATTTGAACTACACCGAAGATGTCGCCGCCGAGATCGACTGCAACATCGTCATGAACGATCGCCTGGAGATCGTCGAATTGCAAGGAACCGCCGAAGAAGGCAGTTTTAGCCGCGCCCAGCTCGATCGCATTTTGGATGTCGCCGAAAAGGGAATGCAAGAATTATTTGTGGCCCAACGGGCGGCTTTAGAAGGTTAG
- the bchB gene encoding ferredoxin:protochlorophyllide reductase (ATP-dependent) subunit B, with the protein MKLAYWMYAGPAHIGTLRIASSFKNVHAIMHAPLGDDYFNVMRSMLERERDFTPVTASIVDRNVLARGSQEKVVDNIVRKDKEERPDLIVLTPTCTSSILQEDLANFVERAQLEATGDVMLADVNHYRVNELQAADRTLGQIVRYYLEKAKKKGELPEGKSEKPSVNIIGMTTLGFHNNHDTTELKRLMADLGIEINEIIPEGACVHNLKNLTRAWFNLVPYREIGLIAARYLEEEFSMPYIDITPMGIVETARCLRKIQQVINQQGGNVDYEEYIDNQTRFVSQAAWFSRSIDCQNLTGKKAVVFGDSTHAVAITKILAREMGINVVLAGTYCKYDADWFREQVSEYCDEILISDDNGAIGDAIARLEPSAIFGTQMERHVGKRLNIPCGVIAAPIHIQNFPVGYKPFVGYEGANQIVDLIYNSFTLGMEDHLLEIFGGHDTKEAIHKGISADSDLNWTKDAQAELNKVPGFVRGKVKRNTEKFARERGMDEITLEVMYAAKEAVGA; encoded by the coding sequence ATGAAATTGGCTTACTGGATGTATGCAGGTCCCGCGCATATTGGCACCCTTCGCATTGCCAGTTCCTTCAAAAACGTTCACGCGATCATGCACGCCCCCCTCGGCGACGACTACTTCAACGTCATGCGATCGATGTTAGAACGGGAACGGGACTTTACCCCAGTAACGGCTAGTATCGTCGATCGCAACGTCCTCGCGCGCGGTTCTCAAGAAAAAGTCGTCGATAACATCGTCCGTAAAGATAAAGAAGAACGACCGGATCTGATCGTTCTCACCCCGACTTGCACCTCCAGCATCCTGCAAGAAGACCTCGCCAACTTCGTCGAACGCGCCCAACTCGAAGCTACAGGCGACGTCATGCTTGCCGACGTCAACCATTATCGCGTCAACGAACTGCAAGCCGCCGATCGCACCCTCGGTCAAATCGTCCGCTACTACCTCGAAAAAGCCAAGAAAAAAGGCGAACTTCCCGAAGGTAAAAGCGAAAAACCCTCGGTCAACATCATCGGGATGACCACCCTCGGTTTCCACAACAACCACGACACCACCGAACTCAAGCGCCTGATGGCCGATCTCGGCATCGAAATTAACGAAATTATTCCCGAAGGGGCCTGCGTTCACAACCTCAAAAACCTCACCCGCGCCTGGTTTAACCTCGTTCCCTATCGCGAAATTGGTCTCATCGCGGCGCGCTATCTCGAAGAAGAATTTTCGATGCCCTACATCGACATCACCCCGATGGGAATCGTCGAAACCGCGCGCTGCCTCCGCAAAATCCAGCAAGTCATCAATCAGCAAGGCGGTAACGTCGATTACGAAGAGTACATCGACAATCAAACCCGGTTTGTCTCTCAAGCCGCCTGGTTCTCTCGGTCGATTGACTGTCAGAACCTCACGGGTAAAAAAGCCGTCGTCTTCGGTGACAGTACCCACGCCGTCGCGATTACCAAAATTCTCGCCCGCGAAATGGGGATTAACGTCGTCTTAGCGGGAACCTACTGCAAATACGATGCCGACTGGTTCCGCGAACAAGTAAGCGAATATTGCGACGAAATTCTGATTAGCGACGATAATGGAGCGATTGGAGATGCGATCGCCCGTCTCGAACCCTCGGCAATCTTCGGAACCCAAATGGAACGCCATGTCGGGAAGCGCTTGAATATTCCCTGCGGCGTGATTGCGGCCCCGATTCACATTCAAAACTTCCCCGTCGGTTACAAACCGTTTGTCGGTTATGAAGGTGCGAATCAAATTGTCGATTTGATTTACAACTCCTTCACCTTGGGAATGGAAGATCACTTACTCGAAATTTTCGGCGGTCACGATACCAAAGAAGCGATTCACAAGGGGATTTCTGCCGATTCCGATCTGAACTGGACCAAAGATGCTCAAGCGGAATTAAATAAAGTTCCCGGTTTTGTGCGCGGTAAAGTCAAGCGCAATACGGAGAAATTCGCCCGCGAACGAGGCATGGATGAGATTACCCTCGAAGTGATGTATGCCGCCAAAGAAGCGGTCGGCGCCTGA
- a CDS encoding gamma-glutamylcyclotransferase family protein — protein sequence MNRVFAYGSNLDPQRLKLRAPSWDGTFKRARLPQRELRFNKRSFKYGVAANIFPHQHRSVWGIVIELNREDLAAIDRCEGFPIHYDRLSTQLFLDDRREISAYVYRANPEFILEGKTPSSDYLNYVVRGAQACSLPEDYIRAIARLGKTESSVN from the coding sequence ATGAATCGAGTATTTGCTTACGGTTCAAATCTGGATCCGCAACGGTTGAAATTGCGCGCGCCTTCTTGGGATGGAACCTTTAAACGCGCGCGATTACCCCAGCGAGAACTACGGTTTAATAAGCGGTCTTTCAAATATGGAGTTGCCGCCAATATTTTTCCCCATCAACATCGAAGTGTTTGGGGAATTGTTATCGAACTTAATCGGGAAGATTTAGCGGCGATCGATCGCTGTGAAGGATTTCCCATTCATTACGATCGCCTCTCCACTCAGTTATTTCTCGACGATCGCCGGGAAATTTCTGCTTACGTGTATCGAGCCAATCCCGAGTTTATTTTAGAAGGAAAAACCCCCAGTTCTGACTATCTCAATTACGTTGTTCGCGGCGCTCAAGCTTGCAGTTTACCGGAAGACTATATTCGGGCGATCGCCCGTTTGGGAAAAACTGAGTCATCGGTAAACTAA